The following are encoded together in the Candidatus Acidiferrales bacterium genome:
- the ftsL gene encoding cell division protein FtsL — translation MTEYHTRKRIDNSRLVRQAAPRRVRDCARRVFWAAVLASFCLIYAWQHFQDIQLRYQLEDVQARHAQAVELNQQLHLEAASLSSPMRIDAIARQQLGMTVSVPAQYVPADLSRNSYLAQARVPALVKAAQTSRP, via the coding sequence ACGGCTGGTTCGGCAGGCTGCGCCTCGGCGCGTACGGGATTGTGCGCGGCGCGTATTCTGGGCGGCAGTGCTCGCGAGTTTCTGCCTGATTTATGCCTGGCAGCATTTCCAGGATATCCAGCTTCGCTACCAACTCGAAGACGTCCAGGCGCGGCACGCGCAAGCCGTCGAACTGAACCAGCAGCTGCATCTGGAGGCGGCGTCGCTCAGTTCGCCCATGCGGATTGATGCCATTGCTCGCCAGCAGCTTGGGATGACGGTTTCCGTTCCGGCGCAATACGTCCCGGCGGATCTTTCGCGCAATTCTTATCTGGCGCAGGCGCGCGTTCCCGCGCTCGTGAAGGCGGCACAGACATCGCGGCCGTGA